The genomic region tgcatccatctcattctcatgaacgcgatatctcaagaatacctcaAGGGAATGCCTTCAAATTTTGCGCAAACGTCCACTTtcagtcaaggatgaactgattaaactTTGCTGGTCAAAGTGTGACCTTGTAGGtcgcattcttgtgaacgtggaCACTGTGAACTCATCGGTCTCATTTTTGTAAAacgtgatatttaaaaaaaaaaacaccttgtgGGAATTTCTTGAAATTGGGACCCAACGTCCACAtcaatgaactgatcagaatttggtggtcagaggtcaaggtcaaggtcactgtgtccttgcattcatctcattctcatgaacgcaatatctcaagaacacggtgagggatttcttcaaatttggcacaaacgtccacttggactcaagaaggAACTGATCAggatttggtggttgaaggttcaaggtcactgtgacttcacaaaacatGTCTTTTGTCCTAACTCAAGAGTTTATGTGCTAATTGTGAcaatatttcacacaaatgttgaATAGGATAAAACGATGGAGCAATGACAATTCATATacaaagggtcaaaggtcaacttcactgtaacatcataatgttctgcaaaaacacttctggcCGTCAGTCAACTTTATAACTGAgcaacagaaggggagacatttggtcagacactgaatagCTTGAGGGAAAGATGtgtatgaagcatccatgttttcacagacatgaatatAAACTGTGGAGGCGTACAACCGTGAGGTGGTAAATCTAGTTAGATAATGCAGTACAAATTGACAGTTtatcctttgtgtgtgtgttgtttcgATCCAGACCCAGCCCAAGGTGTTCTCAGCCGGGCTGGACATCTTGGAAATGTACGGGAAGAGTCCAGAGCACTATAGAGAGTTCTGGAGAGCCGTTCAGGAGATGTGGCTGAAACTCTACGGCTCCAACATGGTCACTATCGCTGCAATCAATGTACGTATAAAcccctcaccaccaccaccaccaccaccaccatcaccatccaCTGGTAGTCACTGTGGTTGAGGGACAACTCAACAATCATCAgcagataaataaaacaaacgtTTTGCAGATTGTGCCTTAGCCGACCTCGTCACTCCTCCCACAGGGTTCCAGTCCTGCAGGTGGCTGTCTGATGTCAATGACATGTGACTACAGGATAATGGCTGACAACCCTCGTTACACTATCGGCCTCAATGAGACGCTGTTGGGCATCGTAGCACCTCCTTGGTATGGAATTGAGTATGACAACAACCGATAGTGTTGGAAACCCCCTGCACTGTTCCTCCTGACTgacgatcactgctgctgtctgcaggtTTAAAGACACCATGTCCAACACGGTGGGCCACCGACAGACGGAGATGGCTCTGGAGCTGGGGCTCCTCTACAACCCCTCAGAGGCCCTGAAGATAGGACTGGTGGACCAGCTGGTACCTGAAGACCAGGTCCTCACCACAGCCACACAGATGATGAGCAAGTGGTTGGCTATTCCAGGtatattaaactgatattgattcaCACATGTCACATGTCAGACTCAAGTTTATGCTACCGATCAAATCACCAGTACCAGCATTAACGTAGGGGCAGAAACACAAATAATCTGTGAGCTGAACTGCTGATGTGTTCACTTTACAGACCACGCCAGACACCTCACCAAGTCCATGATGAGGAAGCCGACCATCGACAAGCTGACGTCCAACAGAGAGGCCGACATCCAGCACTTTGTCAACTTCATCTCCAAAGACTCCATTCAGAAGTCGCTCGGCATGTATATGGAGATGCTGAAGAAGAGACGAGGATAGAGGACTATGGGAAACCTATaagatgacacacacatacacgcagtagggacacacacattaataccAGTTGAAAACCCAGTGTCATGTGTTCATTGGTGTCAGCTGTCCTGAGATCCTTCAATGCAGCTCATCTTCATCGCAGTGTTAAACCAGCGACTTCGAGGGAAACACCCGGGAGTGACACCAATGATCCAGTGACAAATTTTCTGTTCATATTTCTACCGACGATAGTGAAAGTAACTTCCATAAATCACAACTTAGTTTCAAAATGTTCCACTTATTTTGAGAAATATTTAGTCAGCTTGTTAGGCTGATTTCAGTGAGGCAAAAGCGTCTTTTGCGGGTAATTTTAATACACGAGCAGGCACTTGGTGATTAGCTGCATCTGTTTATGACGTGCCAAGTTCACTGACGTTTTTCAGACACGTGGAACCACTCCTGTGACAGTGGCGGCGGTTGTCTGAGAGCAAGTGTAGAGGGGAAGTGAACGATAAACGACTAATGGAACGCAGACACTACACTGTCACACTTACACTCATTCAAAGCTTGACAGACCTACTGTGCCTGGTTACGGTTGCTAAGCTGTGATGAGGGTTTAGTTAACAGTTATTGCCACAGACCGATCTCAACCAAGTGCCAAGCTTCACTGTACCTTCAAGAACCATTACAACACATGAAAGTAACCTTGGGTGCTTTTGACAGCCCACAGTGGGCGAAGCCTCTGACAGATTTATCCGCAGTCCATTTTTCTGACTTCTTTTGAGCTTGAAATATCTTTAtaagtgtgtgtatttatgtggtCAGTGGATTTATAGGTGTGATAATTAAAGAATGAACTGAAGGATCAAAATCACATTGTCACTTTTCTTTTTGGCAGAACTTGAGAAATAAAATCTCACCTGTGAAggcaacagagacagacacactaCTACCGCTGGTCTTATAATATGCAGACAGCTTCAGTTTTATGTGCAAAGATTTGATACAGTAAAGGTGAACGCTCTTTTCATTGTTCTGCTTCAGACAttgaaaaaatgacaacagaaaaacgTCCCCTGAGATTCATTTACCTAGTTTGTTTGAATAAGTGTTGTCCTTCTCTTATGTAGACAGTCAAATTTGAGCCTTTTCTGTTCCCCTGAGACGCCACCATCCTCGACTGATGTTACTGTTTTTCAGCTTGTTGGAAAGGGGGTTAAATGACACAGCAAATTTGGTGAGGGGAAAACTGGCTCCGCCATTTTCACAGGGGACCTTTGACCTCtaacctcaagatatctgaatgaaaatgcgTTCGATAGGTACCCACGAGTCTCCCTGTAGGAGCCAGAATGTGAATTTAACCTTAGGCTGCACATTTCTTTTGATCATTGTCACTTCCAGTAGTAACtggcacaggtgtgtgtgtgctttcacATGATCATACCTGTTCATTCACTGGCGTGGCAGCTTTTAGACAAAGAGAGGGAGTTTTGGCCCCAATATTTTCCATTTGAGCATAACCACAATCACGTAatatttcatctcattttgcTTTAGTTTTCTCAGTTGTTAGTTTAATAAATCACCATGAAACCCCATCTTTAGACTTCAGCATGGACATTATTGAACATGTCACAGTTAAGAGCCCACTCAGCCTCTTAACGGCTTTTTTCATTGACAGTAGTCGCTACGCTCCCCTTCAGAGATATGCCCACTTTTTCCTAGTGTCATGCAGTCTGGGACAAACCCATGCAATTTCTTTCATGTAGtacaaatgtgttattttcgcctattgtatttgaatatttcttcaCACTAGGCTGCTTAAACAGTCTTAGAATTATATGAATTGGGTATAACTCCaaagctgagactcttgtggATTCATTGAGCccagttttattcatgtgtgatgatgttaaCCCCCGTAGTAGCCATTTCATGGGGCAAGACCATTTTGAACATTGAcctcactgtataaaatgacttacagtgacctctaggataatcacagcctcatgaaacttAACAACCACAAACTAGAGACCTCAAG from Epinephelus lanceolatus isolate andai-2023 chromosome 18, ASM4190304v1, whole genome shotgun sequence harbors:
- the eci1 gene encoding enoyl-CoA delta isomerase 1, mitochondrial translates to MALRAALRNKSTLSGLLSQWSSCSSNGRVCVSPVLFAQRRNNSTSQKIKVDFDQSTGVAVMRFQSPPVNSLSLDFLTELCISVEKLEMDKSCRGVIITSTQPKVFSAGLDILEMYGKSPEHYREFWRAVQEMWLKLYGSNMVTIAAINGSSPAGGCLMSMTCDYRIMADNPRYTIGLNETLLGIVAPPWFKDTMSNTVGHRQTEMALELGLLYNPSEALKIGLVDQLVPEDQVLTTATQMMSKWLAIPDHARHLTKSMMRKPTIDKLTSNREADIQHFVNFISKDSIQKSLGMYMEMLKKRRG